A window of Pseudomonadota bacterium contains these coding sequences:
- a CDS encoding RidA family protein: protein MENIEQRLSQLGIKLPNTAVPAGSYVPYVLEKNLLWISGQVPFWNGKVKYRGKVSSEVSIDDAVMAARLCGLNILAQIKTALGNLNRVEQVIKLSGFVNSSSDFTDHPIVINGASDLIVDVFGELGRHTRVATGASSLPLNSTTEVDALVRVRT, encoded by the coding sequence ATGGAAAATATAGAACAACGTTTATCTCAATTAGGCATAAAACTACCAAACACAGCGGTGCCGGCTGGAAGTTACGTGCCTTATGTTCTGGAAAAGAACTTGCTCTGGATTTCCGGTCAAGTGCCCTTTTGGAATGGCAAGGTGAAATACCGCGGAAAAGTTAGCAGCGAAGTTTCTATAGATGATGCCGTCATGGCCGCCCGCCTATGTGGACTAAATATACTTGCCCAAATAAAAACAGCACTTGGAAACCTCAACCGCGTGGAACAAGTGATTAAGTTGAGCGGCTTTGTTAATTCGTCCTCCGACTTTACCGACCATCCAATAGTAATTAATGGTGCATCGGATTTAATAGTTGATGTTTTCGGCGAATTGGGACGCCATACACGAGTTGCGACCGGCGCCTCCAGCCTTCCACTGAATTCGACAACTGAGGTCGATGCCCTAGTACGCGTTCGCACCTAA
- a CDS encoding NADH:ubiquinone oxidoreductase subunit NDUFA12, whose protein sequence is MPTMITRMITLLSGAYVGSDESGNRYYQKRRNTGPGRRKRWVVYAGDDEASQVPAPWNGWLHYTVSEPPLDNVKTHAWQRKHIPNLTGTESAYRPPGHTLKSGKRDRATGDYESWKPN, encoded by the coding sequence ATGCCGACGATGATCACACGAATGATTACGTTGCTTAGCGGCGCTTATGTGGGCTCAGACGAGTCGGGAAATCGATACTACCAAAAACGACGTAATACTGGCCCTGGGCGACGCAAACGCTGGGTGGTTTACGCCGGAGATGACGAAGCTAGTCAGGTCCCGGCGCCATGGAACGGTTGGCTTCACTACACCGTAAGTGAACCGCCACTAGACAATGTTAAGACACACGCCTGGCAAAGAAAGCACATCCCGAACCTGACCGGAACAGAAAGTGCCTATCGTCCGCCCGGACACACGCTAAAAAGCGGTAAACGTGATCGTGCCACGGGCGACTATGAATCATGGAAGCCAAATTAA
- a CDS encoding alpha/beta hydrolase: MNITERIDAKYLSLIQSALDNALPNSHLLSPKTLRAVRDAQQTTITPPENIIIDDEIVVTAKREINIRIYRQIQQTEQNTPVLIFLHGGGFVVGNLDTHQGSCILLCRDTSWPVISIDYRKAPEHPFPAATNDCYDVLCWVSQQQELLKIDPARIAVVGESAGGNLATVTALMARDRNGPMPAFQLLFYPVTDCNFKNPSYINYGEGPLLSASQMEAYWSYYLGGKTTTDNPYAAPLRANTLKRMPSTAIVTAEFDVLRSEAEAYAVRLKAEGVATQEFRAEGLIHGFMKHVETHPVANRVYIAARNSMTLALKINTEES, translated from the coding sequence ATGAACATTACAGAACGAATTGACGCGAAGTATCTTTCACTTATACAAAGCGCATTAGACAATGCGCTCCCCAATTCGCACCTGCTCTCGCCTAAAACTTTACGTGCTGTTCGAGATGCGCAACAAACTACTATTACACCTCCGGAGAATATAATTATAGATGATGAAATTGTTGTGACCGCCAAGCGTGAGATCAACATTCGTATATATCGGCAAATCCAGCAAACCGAACAAAACACGCCTGTTCTAATCTTTCTCCATGGTGGTGGCTTTGTGGTTGGAAATCTCGATACTCATCAGGGGAGTTGTATTCTTCTCTGTAGGGACACATCATGGCCCGTAATTAGCATAGATTATCGCAAAGCTCCGGAACACCCATTCCCTGCAGCAACGAATGACTGTTATGATGTCCTTTGTTGGGTTTCACAACAGCAGGAACTCCTTAAAATTGACCCTGCACGAATAGCAGTTGTAGGTGAGAGTGCAGGGGGAAATCTTGCAACTGTTACCGCTCTTATGGCGCGCGACCGCAATGGCCCTATGCCAGCGTTCCAGCTACTCTTTTATCCGGTTACTGATTGTAATTTTAAAAATCCGAGCTACATCAATTACGGGGAGGGCCCGTTGTTAAGCGCAAGTCAAATGGAGGCTTACTGGAGCTACTATCTTGGTGGCAAGACAACAACTGATAATCCCTATGCGGCCCCGCTACGTGCTAATACTCTCAAACGCATGCCTTCCACAGCCATCGTAACGGCGGAATTTGATGTTTTGCGATCGGAGGCGGAGGCGTATGCGGTACGCCTCAAAGCTGAGGGTGTGGCTACGCAAGAATTTCGAGCCGAGGGACTAATACACGGATTTATGAAACATGTTGAAACACATCCGGTGGCTAATCGCGTATACATTGCTGCACGGAATAGCATGACATTAGCTCTAAAAATTAATACTGAAGAAAGTTAG
- a CDS encoding vitamin B12-dependent ribonucleotide reductase yields the protein MRIERRHTKDKKTPLEGMEFRYVTSEIRNPDGSVVFQHEDIEVPEHWSQVAADVLAQKYFRKAGVPAVSKPVKEKNVPEWLWRHVPDKSAMSNVPEEDRFGGETSAKQVFHRLAGTWTYWGWKGGYFDTEEDALTYYSEMSYILAKQKGAPNSPQWFNTGLHWAYGIDGPAQGHSYVDFQSGRLTKSKSAYEHPQPHACFIQSVDDDLVGDNGIMSLWQREARLFKYGSGTGSNFSSIRGEDEPLSGGGKSSGLMSFLKIGDRAAGAIKSGGTTRRAAKMVALDIDHPDIEEFVNWKCLEEQKVAALVTGSKICNEQMNLILGACNTGEEVNADSFDPKKNRELRRAIIKARKRMVPESYIQRVLQFAAQGFTEIEFETYNTDWDSEAYLTVAGQNSNNSVRVTNDFLRAVEEDRKWNLTQRTDGKVAKTVNAQELWDQIGSAAWQCADPGLQFDTTINEWHTCANTDRIYGSNPCSEYMFLDDTACNLASLNLLNFQDSHGKFNVDDFTHSVRLWTIALEVAVLMAQFPSDQIARLSYDYRTLGLGYANIGGLLMASGIPYDSDEARAFCGAISALMTGTSYATSAEMAGELGAFPGYKKNRSSMLRVIRNHRKAAQGMKDGYEGLAIPPVPLDHSSCPSAELSKAAKDAWEQAYNLGKEYGYRNAQVSVIAPTGTIALVMDCDTTGVEPDFALVKFKKLAGGGYFKIINRMVPDALKRLKYSEAQIDEIISYAVGHGSLKNSPSINHDTLREHGFGREQLDAVEKNLESAFDIKFAFNKWALGDDFCRDTLNLSEDQLNNPSFEILPALGFSRDEIEKANTYCCGAMTVEGAPHIKEDHLAVFDCANPCGRVGKRYLSWQSHILMMAAAQPFITGAISKTINMPNNATVRDCKDAYMMSWKLGLKSNALYRDGSKLSQPLQSALVEGADDLEDDLVDLPKSQQAPLVAERIVERIIEKAAEQERKRLPHRRKGYTQKANVGGHKVYLRTGEYEDGSLGEIFIDMHKEGAAFRSLMNNFAIAISIGLQYGVPLEEYVEAFTFTRFEPSGTVQGNDTIKMATSVLDYIFREVAISYLGRDDLAHAEPSDVLPDALGTGADEGHLPKEAAETIAAIRKVTSNGYVRSSKLRVISGGVGVDAPDIAETNVAASSSEGQIAVTSEATAPAAASEALAHDDVLETTLERIREARAKGYEGDSCSECGNFTLVRNGTCLKCDTCGATSGCS from the coding sequence ATGCGCATCGAAAGGCGCCACACTAAAGACAAAAAAACGCCCTTAGAGGGTATGGAGTTTCGGTATGTCACCAGTGAGATCCGGAATCCAGACGGATCTGTTGTTTTTCAGCATGAGGATATTGAGGTTCCCGAACATTGGAGCCAAGTTGCAGCGGATGTGCTTGCGCAGAAATATTTTCGGAAAGCCGGGGTTCCAGCGGTATCAAAGCCAGTTAAAGAAAAAAACGTGCCAGAATGGTTGTGGCGTCATGTGCCGGATAAAAGCGCTATGTCCAACGTTCCTGAGGAGGACCGATTTGGCGGTGAAACTAGTGCAAAACAAGTATTCCATCGTTTGGCAGGTACTTGGACGTATTGGGGTTGGAAGGGCGGTTATTTTGATACCGAAGAAGATGCGCTAACTTACTACAGTGAGATGAGTTACATTCTTGCCAAACAGAAAGGCGCCCCGAATTCTCCCCAATGGTTTAACACGGGTCTTCATTGGGCTTACGGCATTGACGGGCCAGCCCAAGGGCATTCCTATGTAGACTTTCAATCAGGACGTTTGACAAAATCAAAGTCCGCTTACGAACACCCCCAGCCCCATGCATGTTTCATTCAATCGGTCGATGATGATTTGGTTGGGGACAATGGTATTATGAGCCTGTGGCAAAGGGAAGCCCGTCTATTCAAATATGGATCAGGGACAGGTAGTAATTTTTCATCCATTCGAGGGGAAGATGAACCGTTATCCGGGGGAGGCAAATCCTCGGGTTTAATGAGTTTTTTAAAAATAGGAGATCGAGCAGCTGGTGCCATTAAATCAGGAGGCACCACTAGGCGAGCGGCTAAAATGGTAGCCCTTGATATTGATCATCCAGACATTGAAGAATTTGTAAATTGGAAGTGTTTAGAGGAACAGAAGGTGGCTGCTCTGGTCACGGGTTCTAAAATTTGCAATGAACAAATGAATTTGATCTTGGGTGCGTGTAACACTGGTGAGGAAGTTAACGCCGATAGTTTTGATCCCAAAAAGAATCGTGAGTTGCGTCGTGCTATCATAAAAGCACGAAAAAGAATGGTTCCTGAGAGCTATATCCAACGAGTACTTCAATTTGCAGCGCAAGGCTTTACCGAGATTGAATTTGAGACCTACAACACCGATTGGGACTCAGAAGCGTATTTGACAGTCGCAGGCCAGAATTCGAACAATTCTGTAAGAGTTACAAATGATTTTTTGCGGGCGGTAGAGGAAGATAGGAAGTGGAATCTTACTCAGCGCACGGATGGGAAAGTAGCCAAAACAGTCAATGCACAGGAGCTCTGGGATCAAATCGGCAGTGCTGCGTGGCAATGTGCTGACCCAGGCCTTCAATTCGACACTACAATAAATGAATGGCACACGTGTGCAAACACCGATCGTATATACGGTTCAAATCCTTGTTCCGAGTATATGTTCTTAGATGATACTGCATGTAATTTAGCCTCACTCAACTTGCTGAACTTTCAGGACAGTCATGGCAAGTTTAATGTTGATGACTTTACACATTCAGTACGACTGTGGACCATAGCGCTCGAAGTAGCAGTTTTAATGGCCCAGTTTCCATCAGATCAAATAGCTAGATTGTCCTATGATTACAGAACACTCGGGCTTGGTTACGCCAACATTGGCGGATTACTAATGGCCTCGGGAATTCCTTACGATAGTGACGAAGCGCGGGCTTTCTGCGGTGCCATAAGTGCCCTAATGACCGGCACTTCTTATGCCACATCAGCTGAGATGGCGGGGGAACTTGGGGCTTTCCCCGGGTATAAGAAAAATCGATCTTCAATGCTGCGGGTCATTCGTAACCACAGAAAGGCTGCACAAGGCATGAAAGATGGGTACGAAGGACTTGCGATACCTCCTGTGCCGTTAGACCACTCCAGCTGTCCGTCAGCAGAGCTTTCAAAAGCCGCCAAGGACGCCTGGGAACAAGCATACAATTTGGGTAAGGAGTACGGGTACCGCAATGCACAAGTTTCAGTTATCGCACCAACAGGTACAATAGCACTTGTTATGGATTGCGATACTACAGGCGTTGAGCCAGACTTTGCTTTGGTAAAGTTCAAAAAGCTGGCCGGCGGCGGCTACTTTAAAATCATAAACCGAATGGTTCCAGACGCCCTGAAGCGTTTAAAATATAGCGAAGCCCAAATCGATGAGATTATATCCTATGCAGTTGGGCACGGTTCCTTAAAGAATTCGCCTTCTATCAACCATGATACACTAAGAGAACATGGATTCGGTAGAGAACAGTTAGACGCAGTTGAAAAAAATTTAGAAAGTGCCTTTGATATAAAGTTTGCATTTAACAAATGGGCCCTTGGCGACGATTTCTGCCGGGACACCCTCAACCTTTCAGAAGACCAATTGAACAACCCATCGTTTGAGATTTTGCCAGCCTTAGGTTTCTCTCGTGACGAAATTGAAAAAGCAAACACTTACTGTTGCGGGGCTATGACCGTTGAAGGTGCTCCCCACATTAAGGAAGATCACTTGGCAGTGTTTGATTGTGCGAATCCCTGTGGGCGCGTGGGGAAACGCTATCTCTCTTGGCAAAGCCACATTCTTATGATGGCCGCAGCCCAACCGTTCATTACCGGAGCTATTTCCAAAACAATTAACATGCCTAATAATGCCACGGTGCGCGACTGCAAAGATGCGTATATGATGTCTTGGAAGCTGGGGCTCAAGTCTAACGCTCTTTACCGCGATGGATCTAAGCTCAGCCAACCTCTTCAATCTGCGTTAGTCGAAGGCGCGGATGATTTGGAAGACGATTTGGTTGACTTACCCAAAAGCCAACAAGCGCCCCTAGTGGCTGAGAGGATCGTGGAGCGGATCATTGAGAAAGCCGCTGAACAAGAACGCAAGCGTTTGCCACACCGACGAAAAGGGTACACCCAAAAAGCTAATGTCGGCGGTCACAAGGTGTATTTGAGAACAGGTGAATACGAAGATGGTAGCCTAGGGGAAATATTTATAGATATGCACAAAGAAGGTGCCGCATTCCGAAGTCTGATGAATAATTTTGCAATAGCAATTTCTATTGGTTTGCAATACGGAGTGCCACTTGAAGAATATGTCGAGGCATTCACGTTCACACGTTTTGAACCAAGCGGAACGGTTCAAGGCAACGATACGATTAAAATGGCAACATCTGTTTTGGATTACATATTCCGTGAGGTAGCCATAAGCTACCTAGGTCGTGATGACTTGGCACATGCTGAGCCCTCGGACGTATTGCCTGACGCATTGGGTACAGGTGCAGACGAAGGCCATTTGCCAAAGGAGGCAGCTGAAACAATCGCGGCAATTCGAAAAGTAACAAGTAATGGATACGTTCGTTCCTCAAAACTTAGAGTAATTTCTGGCGGTGTTGGAGTAGACGCTCCGGACATCGCTGAAACAAATGTGGCGGCTAGCTCTTCGGAGGGCCAGATAGCCGTTACTTCCGAGGCTACGGCACCAGCCGCAGCATCGGAGGCTCTGGCGCATGATGACGTGCTCGAGACTACACTTGAGCGAATACGTGAGGCTAGGGCCAAGGGGTACGAGGGTGACTCCTGCAGTGAATGCGGGAACTTCACACTTGTGCGCAACGGTACCTGCTTGAAATGCGACACTTGTGGCGCTACGAGCGGGTGTTCGTAG